A DNA window from Ficedula albicollis isolate OC2 chromosome 1, FicAlb1.5, whole genome shotgun sequence contains the following coding sequences:
- the LOC101810518 gene encoding complement C4-A, whose protein sequence is MERLVLLMSFCLLLSNTEQAPSFLITAPNVVHLGTHETITVQVHGAQSPVQVTAYFKDETKNQLLSERIYFNLNQNNGYHEMKKIMVKPGALQQNLFKKSNLPYVLLVTESKELYPTAKSTRILLSSKKGYIFIQTDKPIYTPSSQVRYRIFILDNAMRPTHDTVTVAVLNSKGMVVKKSDQKINTVFGEHFDIPDIAEPGTWKIKAWFHQHEMSNASTEFEVKRYELPSFEVKLIPLHPYYHIWNESFVFDIEAKHSYGKEIQGAAYVRFGIIDENGNKIFIPGLEQQLSIQNGKGRVTLNTPLLEEKLRKGISTLEGFHLYVAVTTVETASGEMREEELSSVKFVRSPYAVDLSNTKKYFVPGAPFSVMVSATSIDGAPAAFLFITATATLPGRPPVKKTAFCNREGLVSITFDIPRDAQTLEIKVKAEEGKLRLESPEASIRAERYQSASPNYLSISIPHTVVAPGDTLPITLTDIHQSGSGNIGYFYYMVVAKGQAELLERVPSSNKVINLKITEKMVPAFRFLAYYFIGNEGRQEIVADSVWVDVVDACEGKIKVTTEQDTYEPTDHINLQIETDHAGKVALAVVDKAVFILNKKNKLTAKKVFSAMNSYDLGCSVGGGANSIQVFTDVGLAFISDTIQSSIREGYKCPQGTRRQRRSLDFQKKMSGIASRYQNTALLKCCHDGMKLNPMRFPCAKRLAKVSGSPECRNAFQDCCEKATALRKHMKQRTRAGLARQYNEQEEFFDETSVTLRSYFPESWWWSFEEVVSPGKHSVKNFAPDSITTWEVQAISISPEKGFCVAEPHTFAVFKDFFVSLRLPYSVRRHEQLEIKAVVYNYLPNDLQVVVKMDAVKGLCTAETTARAVQLSLLAKGNSATPAFFSVVPLAVGEIPITITAFDRDSGHSDSIRKNLKVVAEGVLQREEETICINSDLKSHTVDLNRPPNMVPGSDSRVLVSLKGNIMDESVENCLSLSGVEKLIRVPTGCAEQTMVTMAPAVYAIEYLDASEQWVNFNPDRKQEAIGMIEKGYTRLLEFQKEDGSYGAFKTTPSSVWLTAFIVKVLTRSREYFSVQDSHISNSISYLVNQQQADGSFHDHHPVMDRKMQGGIGTAEEDLAMTAFVTIALQQTLRAYPSPDVARVITGAVAYMKNQFSRNTDCYSTVITAYALTLVQSDSAEAPFVKEKLRSCASFDEAKQQRYWGDGNNAVSVETTAYALLQTLLLEDMEYARPIARWLTERRSYGGGYCSTQDTVVALEALSAYSIQTLNTASTDLTVRLGTPGRQNYYSIVLTDAHEEFQKQLEFELGRKLEVSVRGKGNGTMSILKMYWSPELKNNTCNDLILTVEVEGSLKYSEAEYSDEDDDYEDLATAGNSSSEALTKMDWFDIHSRRKRDLTAHSKTESLQYKVCVRSTGPKVPKMSLVDLTLLSGLEPDTKELEQLVTASDRYIQHFEYKEGRVLLYFGELPSGPDPDCISFGAKQINPMGLVQPANAILYDFYNPDRRCSVFYSAPKHSALLSKLCHADVCQCAEGPCPKEKSTFSKALTQTTRVSFVCYQPTADYAYEVEILNSTKKNVFDYYEAKIHKILKASGDESIQVREHRQFLSRSMCKLNIVPGKRYLLMGRDGQTVDCNNKMQYLLDAQAWVEKIPESSECRSTMRRQSCAHLRDFLSTSDSLCHL, encoded by the exons ATGGAAAGGCTGGTACTGTTGATGagcttttgtttgctgctgtcCAATACAGAACAAGCACCGTC aTTTCTTATTACTGCCCCAAATGTGGTGCATTTGGGCACACATGAGACAATAACAGTTCAAGTCCAcggggcacagagccctgtgcaaGTTACTGCGTACTTCAAAGATGAGACAAAAAATCAGCTCCTATCAGAGAGGATCTACTTTAACCTGAATCAAAATAATGGCTACCAcgagatgaaaaaaataatg GTCAagccaggggctctgcagcagaacCTGTTCAAGAAGAGTAATCTGCCATATGTTCTGCTGGTCACTGAGAGCAAGGAGCTTTATCCGACTGCCAAGAGCACACGCATCCTCCTGTCCTCCAAGAAAGGCTACATCTTCATCCAGACAGATAAGCCCATATACACACCGAGTTCCCAAG TCAGATACAGGATCTTCATTCTGGACAATGCTATGAGGCCGACCCATGACACGGTTACAGTTGCTGTGCTA AACTCCAAGGGAATGGTGGTCAAAAAGTCAGACCAGAAAATAAACACGGTGTTTGGTGAACACTTTGATATACCTGACATTGCTGA GCCTGGAACTTGGAAAATCAAAGCCTGGTTTCATCAACATGAAATGTCTAATGCTTCCACTGAATTTGAAGTTAAAAGATACG AACTTCCAAGTTTTGAAGTCAAACTCATCCCACTTCATCCATACTACCACATCTGGAATGAAAGCTTTGTGTTTGATATCGAGGCAAA ACACTCTTACGGGAAAGAGATTCAAGGTGCTGCATATGTACGATTCGGCATAATCGATGAAAATGGGAACAAAATATTCATTCCAGGCCTGGAGCAACAGCTATCA AtccaaaatggaaaaggaagagtTACTTTAAATACACCACTTTTGGAAGAGAAATTGAGAAAGGGTATTTCCACTCTGGAAGGGTTTCATTTATATGTCGCTGTTACCACTGTAGAAACTGCAA GTGGTGAGATGAGGGAAGAGGAACTCAGCAGTGTGAAGTTTGTGAGGTCTCCTTATGCTGTTGATCTGTCTAACACCAAAAAGTATTTTGTGCCTGGAGCCCCCTTCTCTGTTATG gTATCTGCCACTTCAATTGatggtgctcctgctgccttcctaTTTATCACTGCCACTGCTACTTTGCCTGGAAGACCCCCCGTGAAGAAGACTGCCTTCTGTAATAGGGAGGGTCTGGTCTCCATTACATTTGACATCCCCAGAGATGCTCAAACGCTTGAAATAAAG GTAAAGGCTGAGGAGGGCAAACTAAGGTTAGAATCACCTGAAGCCAGCATCAGAGCAGAAAGATATCAGTCTGCTTCCCCTAACTACCTCAGCATCAGCATCCCACACACCGTTGTGGCACCTGGAGACACCTTACCCATCACCTTGACTGATATTCATCAGTCTGGCAGTGGAAACATTGGCTACTTCTATTACATG GTTGTGGCAAAAGGACAGGCTGAGCTTCTGGAAAGGGTGCCATCCTCAAACAAAGTGATAAACCTTAAAATCACTGAGAAGATGGTGCCTGCCTTTCGGTTTTTAGCCTACTACTTCATTGGGAACGAGGGCCGGCAGGAGATCGTGGCTGATTCTGTGTGGGTGGATGTCGTGGATGCCTGCGAGGGAAAG ATTAAGGTGACAACAGAACAAGACACGTATGAACCAACAGACCACATCAATTTACAGATTGAAACAGACCATGCGGGAAAAGTTGCCTTAGCTGTGGTTGATAAAGcagtttttattctgaataagaaaaataagctCACAGCCAAAAAA GTATTTAGTGCTATGAATTCATATGATCTTGGATGTTCTGTGGGTGGTGGCGCTAACAGCATTCAAGTTTTTACTGATGTTGGTCTGGCTTTTATATCAGACACAATTCAGTCCAGCATTCGGGAAG GATATAAATGCCCTCAGGGTACCAGAAGGCAGAGGAGATCCttggattttcagaaaaaaatgtcaggaaTTG CCAGCAGATATCAAAACACCGCTCTACTAAAATGCTGCCACGATGGAATGAAATTAAACCCCATGAGGTTTCCTTGTGCAAAAAGGCTGGCAAAGGTGTCTGGCTCCCCGGAATGCAGGAATGCGTTCCAGGACTGCTGTGAGAAAGCCACAGCCCTCAGGAAGCACATGAAGCAGAGGACCAGAGCGGGCTTGGCACGAC AATACAATgaacaggaagaattttttgATGAAACCTCTGTCACCTTGCGCAGTTATTTTCCTGAGAGCTGGTGGTGGAGTTTTGAAGAAGTAGTAAGCCCTGGAAAACACAG tGTAAAAAACTTTGCTCCTGACTCTATAACTACCTGGGAAGTTCAAGCAATAAGTATATCTCCTGAAAAAG GGTTCTGTGTAGCTGAGCCCCACACCTTTGCAGTTTTCAAAGACTTTTTCGTGTCCCTGAGATTGCCATACTCAGTCAGACGACACGAGcaactggaaataaaagcagtggtTTACAACTACCTGCCCAACGATCTCCAG GTGGTGGTGAAGATGGATGCAGTGAAGGGGCTGTGCACGGCGGAGACAACAGCgagggctgtgcagctgtcactgctggccAAGGGGAACTCGGCCACACCAGCCTTCTTCTCAGTCGTCCCTCTGGCTGTGGGAGAAATTCCAATCACCATTACTGCTTTCGACCGGGATTCTGGGCACAGTGACAGCATCAGGAAGAATCTCAAAGTTGTG GCTGAAGGTGTTTTAcagagagaagaggagactATTTGCATTAACAGTGACT tgaAGTCCCATACAGTGGACCTGAACAGACCACCTAATATGGTTCCGGGTTCTGATAGCCGCGTGTTAGTTAGCCTGAAAg GGAACATTATGGATGAGTCTGTTGAAAACTGTCTGAGTCTCAGTGGAGTTGAGAAGCTGATCCGGGTGCccacaggctgtgcagagcaaaCCATGGTGACAATGGCCCCGGCAGTCTATGCCATTGAGTACCTGGATGCCAGCGAGCAGTGGGTGAACTTCAACCCCGATCGGAAGCAGGAGGCCATTGGCATGATTGAAAAAG GTTACACCAGACTGCTTGAGTTTCAGAAGGAGGATGGCTCCTATGGAGCATTTAAAACAACCCCCAGTAGTGTATG gTTAACTGCATTCATTGTTAAAGTGCTCACAAGGAGCAGAGAATACTTCAGTGTCCAAGACAGTCACATAAGCAACTCGATTTCCTACTTGGTTAATCAACAGCAGGCAGATGGTTCATTCCACGACCACCACCCTGTAATGGACAGGAAAATGCAG GGTGGCATTGGGACAGCAGAAGAGGATTTGGCTATGACAGCCTTCGTAACCATAGCGCTGCAGCAGACCCTACGTGCCTATCCGTCACCTGACGTG GCACGAGTGATTACAGGAGCAGTGGCTTAcatgaaaaatcaattttcaagAAATACTGACTGCTATTCTACAGTCATCACTGCTTATGCTCTGACACTTGTACAGTCTGATAGTGCAGAAGCTCcatttgtgaaagaaaaattaaggagCTGCGCTTCTTTTGATGAAG caaagcagcagcgCTACTGGGGAGATGGCAACAACGCAGTCTCAGTGGAAACCACTGCCTATGCCCTGCTTCAAACCTTGCTCCTGGAAGACATGGAGTATGCAAGGCCCATTGCCAGGTGGCTGACAGAAAGGAGGAGCTACGGCGGAGGGTACTGCTCTACACAG GACACAGTGGTGGCCTTAGAAGCTCTGTCAGCCTACAGCATACAGACACTGAACACTGCTTCCACTGACCTGACTGTCAGACTGGGAACACCTGGAAGGCAAAATTACTACAGCATTGTTCTGACTGATGCCCATGAAGAATTTCAGAAGCAGCTAGAG TTTGAACTTGGGAGAAAACTTGAAGTATCTGTGCGCGGCAAAGGAAATGGGACAATGAGT atattaaaaatgtaCTGGTCACCTGAGCTGAAGAACAACACCTGCAATGATTTGATTTTGACAGTGGAAGTGGAAGGGAGCCTTAAGTACTCTG AGGCTGAATACtctgatgaagatgatgattaTGAGGACTTGGCTACTGCAGGAAACAGCTCATCTGAGGCACTGACTAAAATGGATTGGTTTGATAtccacagcagaagaaaaagggatttgACCGCTCACAGCAAAACAGAATCCTTGCAATACAAAGTCTGTGTCAG GTCCACAGGTCCCAAAGTACCAAAGATGTCCCTGGTTGATCTAACTCTGCTGAGTGGGTTGGAGCCTGACACAAAGGAACTCGAACAG ctggtgaCAGCTTCAGACAGGTACATTCAGCACTTTGAGTACAAGGAAGGGAGGGTTTTGCTCTACTTTGGTGAG ctCCCAAGTGGACCGGACCCAGATTGTATATCATTTGGGGCGAAGCAAATCAACCCCATGGGCTTGGTTCAGCCAGCAAATGCCATCCTTTATGATTTTTACAACCCTG ACAGGAGGTGCAGTGTGTTCTACAGCGCTCCCAAGCACAGTGCCCTGCTTTCCAAGCTGTGCCACGCCGACGTCTGCCAGTGTGCAGAAG